In Stieleria varia, one genomic interval encodes:
- a CDS encoding DUF1573 domain-containing protein has translation MNTFAKRFSWFLAFLLVFACVTAAFALTVTYKPFGVPDSRRAEYEAKLTALKQRKEKLQQVKELGEAARPKVSLKKRSHDFGMIDPHTTESHTFTIGNTGTDPLTLTLRETSCKCTVGDLKDGLVMPGEETTVTLTWNTGYQAEKYRQTAVLVTNDPEHETIELAVVGEVRAKFIAPDSIGFNKTDPGVETDSRFVVFSQLWEDFVIEDVRADREPFEWHAEPIDNSAPELADKYPRSAWKLNLFTSTNSHEDYTGKLTLVVRPADGSETIEHEIQYKGTVRAPINFYSPDIHMEQGLEIGTLDSSKEHRFHLICRVRGDISRHVEVLDIEPKQLRAELTPTTTEGSYRLSIIVPKDCPMVTFNADEKHGYVQVGDPQNHDFSNWFPLMGAVVDLDQR, from the coding sequence ATGAATACCTTCGCCAAACGTTTCAGTTGGTTTCTTGCATTCCTCTTGGTCTTCGCCTGTGTGACGGCAGCGTTCGCGTTGACGGTGACCTACAAGCCGTTCGGGGTTCCCGACAGCCGTCGCGCCGAATACGAGGCTAAACTCACGGCGTTGAAGCAGCGAAAAGAGAAGCTTCAGCAGGTCAAGGAGCTTGGCGAAGCGGCGCGTCCGAAAGTGAGCTTGAAGAAACGCTCGCACGATTTCGGAATGATCGATCCCCACACCACAGAGTCACACACCTTCACGATCGGCAATACCGGCACCGATCCACTGACTCTGACCCTGCGTGAAACCAGTTGCAAATGCACCGTCGGAGACTTGAAGGACGGACTCGTCATGCCAGGTGAAGAGACCACCGTGACGCTGACTTGGAATACGGGATACCAAGCCGAAAAGTACCGCCAGACTGCGGTGTTGGTCACCAATGATCCGGAGCACGAGACGATCGAACTGGCGGTTGTCGGCGAAGTCCGGGCGAAGTTCATTGCTCCGGACTCGATCGGTTTCAACAAGACGGATCCGGGAGTGGAAACCGATTCCAGGTTTGTGGTGTTTAGCCAACTTTGGGAAGACTTTGTCATCGAAGACGTTCGCGCAGATCGCGAGCCGTTTGAATGGCACGCCGAACCGATCGACAACTCCGCACCAGAATTGGCCGACAAGTATCCACGCTCGGCTTGGAAACTGAACCTGTTCACCTCCACCAATTCGCACGAAGACTACACCGGAAAGCTGACTTTGGTCGTCCGCCCCGCTGATGGCAGTGAGACGATCGAACACGAGATTCAGTACAAGGGCACCGTCCGCGCACCGATCAACTTTTACAGCCCCGACATTCACATGGAGCAAGGGCTGGAGATCGGAACGCTGGACTCGAGCAAGGAGCACCGATTTCACTTGATCTGTCGAGTTCGCGGAGACATCTCTCGTCATGTGGAGGTCTTGGACATCGAGCCCAAGCAATTGCGTGCGGAACTCACACCGACCACGACCGAAGGCAGTTATCGATTGAGCATCATTGTTCCCAAAGATTGCCCGATGGTGACCTTTAATGCAGACGAAAAACACGGATATGTTCAAGTCGGCGATCCACAGAACCACGACTTTTCCAATTGGTTTCCGTTGATGGGAGCGGTCGTCGATCTGGATCAACGTTGA
- the pilM gene encoding pilus assembly protein PilM, with product MASAHSLSGQTINCGACEAPNLSDAQFCQGCGHALHEQCPGCSKPTLLGQAFCGTCGHDLKKTVETNREKYETWMGEAIAVAKQHDFDRAQSLLKRVSTVTDYRYADLAKKAKIAAEKVQQLASREVSQASEVIQRAKEANARKDHVTVIELLSKVPTNLLDLESKSILEKATTLRDQLGSYERDAQAAIAKKDWALAGPLLDQLLQLEPDQQDYQRLARAVTKKLLSRCKKYLDAHRYDDAVSVLDSVPSIGQDDAFEKMRLSVDNLRWMAHQFEVEPYATPVLGRLAVRWTKDAPDDPSAKRWVQRLATDLKQKKREPKNPFPTLLPVVDSWCGGPLGYLGVPTCVSGLDAPEMKAAAGRMNVALGLALQGLGQGRIKEQFAPKKGFLSSLRKKPKKCWGIDIGASGVRAVCLAVGETGITFTDCFIDEFDAPLCRRGSEAQHSEVIGQCITKMLESKDLADAAIWVNLPSRQLVSRFVRLPPLADKMVGPHLDNEIEARIPIPLDELIAVKWVAELEKESQHGRPATIVAARKHAVEQRIELLKGLGLDVSGMQGDAMALVNFAVCEFPELLNPTKDEKEKPKKKSKSDESEPESESIAEMETTTASTKTPTIAFIDCGAEKTSVVLVSAETQWSWSIENGSEDLTSLLAKSNKVTHDDAEKLKRNPAAIQSPASQYAAVENRLAETRSRLELVFNDAQNQNDRFEIVQTWCLGGGALTHQFLRRVLLSN from the coding sequence ATGGCATCCGCTCACTCACTCTCCGGTCAGACCATCAATTGCGGCGCCTGTGAGGCCCCCAACCTGTCCGATGCGCAATTCTGTCAAGGCTGCGGACACGCACTGCACGAACAATGTCCTGGATGCAGCAAACCGACTCTTCTAGGTCAGGCGTTCTGCGGGACATGCGGCCATGACCTGAAGAAAACAGTCGAGACGAATCGCGAGAAATACGAGACTTGGATGGGAGAAGCGATCGCGGTCGCCAAACAACACGATTTCGATCGCGCTCAGTCCTTGTTGAAACGTGTCTCGACCGTCACAGACTATCGATATGCGGATCTAGCGAAAAAGGCCAAGATTGCCGCAGAGAAGGTCCAGCAGCTTGCCAGTCGCGAAGTCAGCCAGGCGAGCGAAGTGATTCAGCGGGCGAAAGAAGCCAACGCCAGAAAAGACCACGTCACCGTCATCGAGTTGCTCAGCAAGGTTCCGACCAATCTGCTCGATTTGGAGTCCAAGTCGATCCTCGAAAAGGCGACCACCCTGCGTGACCAACTGGGCAGCTATGAGCGAGACGCTCAGGCAGCCATCGCAAAGAAGGACTGGGCACTCGCTGGCCCGCTATTGGACCAACTGTTGCAATTGGAGCCGGACCAACAGGACTACCAGCGTTTGGCTCGTGCCGTCACCAAAAAACTGCTTTCGCGGTGCAAGAAATACTTGGATGCACACCGATACGACGATGCCGTCAGCGTCTTGGACAGTGTCCCGTCCATCGGCCAGGACGACGCCTTTGAGAAAATGCGATTGTCCGTGGACAACCTGAGGTGGATGGCTCATCAGTTTGAGGTGGAGCCCTACGCAACTCCCGTGCTGGGGCGACTCGCGGTTCGCTGGACGAAGGATGCGCCTGATGATCCCTCCGCAAAACGATGGGTGCAGCGTCTGGCGACCGACCTCAAGCAAAAGAAGCGTGAACCCAAAAATCCGTTTCCGACTTTGTTGCCAGTGGTCGATAGCTGGTGCGGTGGTCCCCTGGGTTATCTGGGGGTTCCCACCTGCGTCAGCGGACTCGACGCACCAGAAATGAAAGCCGCCGCGGGCAGAATGAATGTTGCACTCGGACTGGCGCTGCAGGGTTTGGGTCAAGGTCGCATCAAGGAACAGTTCGCCCCCAAGAAAGGTTTTCTCAGCAGCCTGAGAAAGAAGCCTAAGAAGTGCTGGGGAATCGATATCGGTGCATCCGGTGTCCGGGCGGTATGCTTGGCTGTCGGAGAAACCGGGATCACTTTCACGGATTGCTTCATCGATGAGTTCGATGCACCGCTGTGTCGCCGAGGCTCCGAAGCCCAGCACAGCGAAGTGATCGGCCAGTGCATCACCAAGATGCTGGAATCGAAAGATCTCGCCGATGCAGCGATATGGGTCAACTTGCCGTCACGTCAACTGGTCAGTCGGTTCGTTCGACTGCCGCCACTGGCGGATAAGATGGTCGGTCCCCATTTAGACAATGAAATCGAGGCAAGAATTCCCATTCCGCTGGACGAGTTGATCGCGGTGAAGTGGGTGGCTGAACTTGAGAAAGAGTCGCAGCATGGTCGCCCCGCCACCATCGTCGCCGCTCGCAAACACGCCGTCGAGCAACGCATCGAGTTGCTCAAAGGGCTGGGACTGGATGTCTCTGGGATGCAAGGCGATGCCATGGCATTGGTCAATTTCGCCGTCTGCGAGTTTCCCGAGTTACTCAATCCCACCAAGGACGAGAAAGAGAAACCAAAAAAGAAGTCCAAATCCGACGAAAGCGAGCCCGAAAGCGAGTCGATCGCCGAGATGGAAACGACGACAGCATCTACCAAAACGCCCACGATCGCATTCATTGATTGTGGAGCGGAGAAGACCAGTGTGGTCTTGGTGTCCGCCGAGACTCAGTGGTCTTGGTCGATCGAGAATGGCAGCGAGGATTTGACCAGCCTGCTTGCGAAGTCCAATAAGGTGACGCACGATGACGCCGAAAAGTTGAAACGGAACCCGGCTGCCATCCAGTCACCTGCGTCGCAGTACGCTGCGGTTGAGAACCGGTTGGCGGAAACTCGCAGTCGACTGGAGCTCGTTTTTAACGATGCACAAAACCAAAATGATCGATTTGAGATCGTTCAAACTTGGTGCCTCGGTGGTGGAGCACTGACGCATCAATTTCTCCGCAGGGTACTGCTGAGCAACTGA
- a CDS encoding glycosyltransferase family 4 protein — MELRAYLVAHYFNRSSELWLARIRDAMQQYICGDAYFDTSGSTSSNTLSLMRQWWSLVRKTRLTDDFIFAPPRRRALVSSVRGARANLVYCHYVNLATRLDSCWRSLRTPLAVHCHGYDVTFDLKNAKGRRRYSDGYLQRVVRLSQYSHMIANSDFTRHRLIEHGIAEDRVTTWYFGVPITRTATRVSTDLVHFLYLGRFVGFKGPIETLRAFALAVSRGLRARLVMAGGGTLFNECRNLAIRLRVDHLVDFPGVVSAAQGAKLFGESHVFTAHTRQDPVTNQCEAFGVAFAEALGAGLPVVTGRHAGPSTFLSHEHNSLLFPPGDIDAHAESLMRIANDSELRSQLSQNAIATAAMRFDPDKQHAILIDLLSRIARAG; from the coding sequence ATGGAATTAAGAGCCTACTTGGTGGCCCATTATTTCAATCGATCAAGTGAGTTGTGGCTGGCGAGAATTCGAGACGCCATGCAACAGTACATCTGTGGCGACGCCTACTTTGACACCAGTGGCTCGACTTCATCGAACACGTTGTCTCTCATGCGGCAGTGGTGGTCGTTGGTGCGTAAGACTCGCTTGACCGACGATTTCATATTTGCACCACCACGTCGTCGTGCTCTGGTCAGCTCTGTGCGAGGTGCCCGGGCAAACCTCGTGTACTGCCACTACGTGAACTTGGCGACCCGGCTTGATTCGTGCTGGAGAAGCCTGCGAACTCCATTGGCAGTTCACTGCCATGGGTACGACGTGACGTTCGATCTCAAGAACGCCAAGGGTCGGCGACGATACTCGGATGGCTATTTGCAGCGAGTCGTGCGACTGAGTCAGTACTCTCACATGATCGCAAATTCTGACTTCACTCGGCATCGACTGATCGAACACGGCATAGCTGAGGATCGCGTCACCACTTGGTACTTCGGAGTGCCAATCACTCGAACCGCTACTCGAGTGAGTACTGATCTTGTGCATTTCTTGTACTTGGGGAGGTTCGTCGGCTTTAAAGGGCCTATCGAAACGTTGCGGGCATTCGCATTGGCAGTCAGTCGCGGCTTGAGGGCGAGGCTCGTGATGGCGGGGGGCGGAACGCTGTTCAACGAATGTCGCAATCTGGCGATCCGTCTGAGAGTCGATCACCTGGTCGACTTTCCTGGAGTTGTCAGCGCCGCGCAGGGCGCCAAGCTATTTGGCGAATCGCACGTCTTTACTGCGCATACTCGCCAGGATCCGGTGACCAATCAATGTGAAGCCTTTGGCGTCGCATTTGCAGAGGCTTTGGGGGCTGGGTTACCCGTCGTGACAGGCCGGCACGCTGGACCATCAACCTTTCTCAGCCATGAACACAATTCTCTCCTGTTTCCCCCCGGAGATATCGATGCACATGCAGAATCACTGATGCGCATCGCGAACGATTCTGAATTGCGGTCCCAGCTCTCGCAAAATGCAATCGCTACTGCTGCAATGCGATTCGACCCGGACAAACAACACGCGATCCTCATCGATCTACTTTCGCGAATCGCACGGGCCGGCTGA
- a CDS encoding lipopolysaccharide biosynthesis protein, producing MSDAPVATHREHSSSAIRFTLLRSISTTAVGVLSASVLGRGLGVAGYGRYQLVTNLAVQIGQVCEAGVGTAIVSMPADTTIGRPRVDRIVLWYLFAMLLPTAVVTCCLMFLLVDQVSWASVVACCVISLSTLVHLLEIGVLRRLRKTSLANALILLPPLLNLPIIAALWWSELLTPEAALIVLASTYVAITSVAMVWAIGLQDESPDVAERRTARLSSLKELFQRSWRSSLNRISQLLIYRFDLFLLAYFVGEESLGIYVPAVFLASQLNHLGDSVGFVLYPSVARKEMNATDVCDASRCITLFTVFAGVLIALASPWFLRAIWGDAFADSMKPLWWILPGYIVLTPARAISAYLAVVTEFRATLNASVVGLVVNCVLNTLLIPGLGVVGAAIATSVSLICISLILSISFVSKTGSKWRDIWIPRASDFRRGIAMVGFLSKGNRHDGPVSDGPVSDGAVSDGPVSDGPVDEDTASENTSR from the coding sequence ATGAGTGACGCTCCAGTTGCTACACATCGAGAACACTCCAGTTCGGCGATTCGGTTCACATTGCTCCGGAGCATCAGCACAACCGCGGTCGGCGTTCTGTCAGCGTCAGTGCTGGGGCGTGGGTTGGGGGTCGCGGGTTACGGACGATATCAGCTTGTAACAAACCTAGCGGTTCAAATCGGGCAAGTGTGCGAGGCAGGAGTCGGCACCGCCATCGTCAGCATGCCGGCGGATACAACCATTGGACGTCCGCGAGTTGATCGCATCGTCCTCTGGTACCTCTTTGCGATGCTATTGCCAACAGCAGTTGTCACATGCTGTCTGATGTTTCTGCTTGTCGATCAGGTGAGTTGGGCATCCGTTGTTGCATGCTGTGTGATCTCCCTTTCAACCCTTGTGCATCTACTGGAAATTGGAGTTCTGCGTCGTTTGCGAAAGACAAGTCTTGCCAACGCCCTGATCTTGCTGCCACCACTGCTGAATCTACCGATAATCGCTGCCCTTTGGTGGAGCGAACTCTTGACGCCCGAGGCCGCGTTGATCGTATTGGCCAGCACTTACGTAGCGATCACATCTGTGGCAATGGTTTGGGCGATTGGGCTCCAAGATGAATCGCCAGATGTTGCCGAACGTCGAACTGCTCGTCTCAGTAGCTTGAAGGAGTTGTTCCAACGCAGTTGGAGATCGAGCCTGAATCGAATATCTCAACTTCTCATCTACCGCTTTGACCTCTTTTTATTGGCATATTTCGTCGGCGAGGAATCGCTCGGAATCTATGTTCCTGCTGTATTCCTCGCTTCACAACTCAACCACTTGGGCGATTCGGTTGGCTTTGTGTTGTATCCGTCGGTTGCTCGCAAGGAGATGAATGCGACTGACGTCTGCGATGCCAGTCGCTGCATAACGCTATTTACCGTCTTTGCAGGAGTTTTGATTGCTTTGGCCAGTCCCTGGTTTTTGCGTGCGATTTGGGGCGATGCATTCGCCGACTCGATGAAGCCCCTGTGGTGGATCTTGCCGGGGTACATCGTACTGACGCCTGCCCGGGCGATTTCGGCGTACTTAGCCGTCGTGACAGAGTTTCGAGCAACGCTCAATGCATCTGTCGTTGGGTTGGTCGTCAACTGTGTGCTCAACACGCTCCTGATCCCGGGGCTTGGGGTCGTTGGCGCTGCCATTGCAACGTCAGTGTCTCTCATTTGCATCAGTTTGATCCTGAGCATTAGCTTCGTTTCCAAAACCGGATCGAAATGGAGGGACATCTGGATTCCCCGAGCCTCTGACTTTAGGCGAGGCATCGCGATGGTGGGATTCTTGTCGAAGGGCAATCGTCATGATGGCCCAGTCAGCGATGGCCCAGTCAGCGATGGCGCAGTCAGCGATGGCCCAGTCAGCGATGGCCCAGTCGATGAAGATACTGCCAGCGAAAACACGAGTAGATAA
- a CDS encoding DUF1559 domain-containing protein: MVNTRSQTDGKPSIATRFIGSLAVLSLLLSGCGQSQADRMMAAAKARQARNQAMKDQDEKPDTPPPAPVVNEQPGAMPASDVATKTDESTASGDAGEPAKPALLPISERVPAEPLNDTERRKRAVSNIEKIADALQKHSVKYAGFPVRYRVAGNGIATLSWRVELLPYLGYEELYKKFDPEKPWNKEPNLSLLQYIPDEYVSPERFDTKTNYLVPCGSDAIFEQGTQVRRFNRIEDGVENTILLLEVPDSMAVEWTKPDDFSYSFDTDFKTVLGGLRKDGTYAAWANGWPVLISSGLSNIEVFNALTCDKGDGQLAGKIHREITISEVSEAAVATSTKPEEMLDDNSRLPSGPPEQAPVAPEPVVVRETVPSAADLAIAQEKLRKVFAEQIREARYDDDKRELAKTLLAQAMAMEDDVAGAYALQTAALRLAVDSGGAAELIQGIDQRVGRFEVDAYDETVEWLLAFNDALSGRDPDSVDGNPIITRAAHVIHAGVVDNDFLQAAAVARLAYRLTGQQRDEDIPRLLNKVKSQILAAQKEFDKAAEALSIYRNDPANVEAGAAFGRFLCFIKGDWGTGLPLIAEGGNEEVMEIAKLDLQGSKSYVDSVAIGDGWWNLSRRARGAYRQAAQDRAVAWYSNAYEVMPESLDRLHVKNRLDEAEEGDATSPMALCEQLAEAVNADLSISLIAISQPNGLRGGRANRGGNDTQVDEYD; encoded by the coding sequence ATGGTCAACACTCGATCTCAAACAGACGGCAAGCCCTCCATCGCGACGCGATTCATTGGATCGCTCGCAGTTCTTTCGTTGTTGCTCTCCGGTTGTGGACAAAGCCAAGCCGATCGCATGATGGCGGCTGCCAAGGCACGCCAGGCACGCAATCAAGCAATGAAAGATCAAGATGAAAAGCCTGACACGCCGCCGCCGGCACCCGTCGTCAACGAGCAACCTGGGGCGATGCCCGCATCAGACGTTGCTACGAAAACGGACGAGTCCACTGCCAGCGGCGACGCCGGTGAGCCGGCGAAACCCGCATTACTGCCGATCAGCGAGCGGGTTCCCGCCGAACCGCTCAATGACACCGAGCGACGCAAACGCGCGGTTTCCAACATTGAAAAGATTGCCGATGCACTGCAAAAACACTCGGTCAAGTATGCTGGCTTTCCCGTTCGATACCGCGTGGCAGGAAACGGGATCGCGACGCTTTCGTGGCGAGTCGAGTTGCTTCCCTATCTAGGTTACGAGGAACTCTACAAGAAATTTGACCCCGAAAAACCGTGGAATAAAGAACCCAATCTTTCGCTGTTGCAGTACATCCCGGACGAATACGTGTCTCCAGAGCGTTTTGACACCAAGACCAACTATTTGGTCCCGTGTGGATCAGACGCCATTTTCGAACAAGGTACTCAAGTTCGACGATTCAATCGCATCGAGGACGGAGTGGAGAACACGATCCTACTGCTCGAAGTCCCTGACAGCATGGCGGTCGAGTGGACCAAACCGGATGACTTTTCTTATTCGTTCGACACGGACTTCAAGACCGTGTTGGGCGGACTGAGGAAAGACGGAACCTACGCGGCGTGGGCAAACGGCTGGCCGGTTCTGATTTCATCTGGCCTTTCCAACATAGAAGTCTTCAATGCGTTGACCTGTGACAAAGGCGACGGTCAACTCGCAGGAAAGATTCACCGCGAAATAACGATCTCCGAAGTCTCTGAAGCCGCTGTTGCAACGTCTACCAAACCGGAGGAGATGCTCGACGACAACTCCAGATTGCCCAGTGGACCACCCGAACAAGCCCCGGTCGCACCGGAACCCGTCGTGGTCCGTGAGACCGTTCCCAGTGCAGCCGATTTGGCCATCGCACAAGAAAAGCTTCGCAAAGTGTTCGCCGAGCAGATTCGCGAAGCCAGGTACGACGATGACAAACGAGAGCTTGCAAAGACTTTGCTGGCACAAGCCATGGCGATGGAGGACGATGTCGCGGGAGCCTACGCCCTGCAGACCGCTGCTCTGCGACTGGCTGTCGACTCCGGCGGCGCGGCGGAGCTCATTCAAGGAATTGACCAGCGCGTCGGACGCTTCGAAGTCGACGCGTATGACGAAACCGTCGAGTGGTTGCTCGCGTTCAACGATGCGTTGTCCGGTCGTGATCCTGACTCAGTTGATGGAAACCCCATCATCACTCGCGCCGCACACGTCATCCACGCCGGGGTCGTCGACAACGATTTCTTGCAAGCCGCTGCGGTGGCGCGTCTGGCCTATCGTTTGACGGGGCAGCAACGTGATGAAGACATCCCACGTTTACTCAACAAGGTCAAATCTCAGATCCTGGCGGCCCAAAAGGAGTTCGACAAAGCCGCGGAAGCCCTATCGATTTATCGAAATGACCCTGCGAATGTCGAAGCCGGCGCGGCCTTTGGGCGTTTTCTGTGCTTCATCAAAGGCGATTGGGGTACCGGTCTGCCATTGATCGCCGAGGGGGGGAACGAAGAGGTGATGGAGATTGCGAAACTGGATTTGCAAGGAAGCAAGAGTTATGTCGATAGCGTTGCGATCGGCGATGGCTGGTGGAATCTCAGTCGCCGTGCCCGCGGTGCATATCGCCAAGCCGCTCAGGATCGCGCGGTCGCCTGGTACTCCAATGCCTACGAGGTGATGCCGGAATCACTCGATCGGCTGCACGTCAAGAATCGACTTGACGAGGCCGAGGAAGGCGACGCGACGAGCCCAATGGCACTGTGCGAGCAGCTCGCCGAAGCCGTCAACGCGGATCTCTCCATCAGCCTCATCGCCATCAGCCAACCCAACGGATTGAGGGGCGGCAGAGCAAACCGAGGTGGCAATGACACCCAAGTCGATGAGTATGATTGA
- a CDS encoding class I SAM-dependent methyltransferase, with protein sequence MKNESDWKPGKYVLRGSSAVASRDPALVGVSSRLIGDLVARLYAENLPRHSRGRLLDVGCGTVPLYALYRPHVAEVVCVDWQASPHNVQHLDVEHDLSQPLPFGEQEFDTVLLSDVLEHIPTPDALIKDIARILSPGGKLILNVPFYYCIHESPHDYYRYTEFALKRFVSGSGLQMVRLEAIGGIPEVVGDLAAKTLSMTPVVGRIAASFVQWFVARFVRTGIGKRISQRTSPKYPLGYFLVAQKPQ encoded by the coding sequence ATGAAGAACGAGAGCGATTGGAAACCGGGAAAATATGTACTGCGTGGTTCATCCGCCGTCGCGTCTCGTGATCCGGCATTGGTGGGAGTTTCGTCGAGATTGATTGGCGACCTAGTTGCGCGGTTGTACGCAGAGAATCTGCCTCGACACTCCCGTGGGCGCCTGCTCGATGTCGGTTGCGGAACGGTCCCGCTCTATGCTTTGTACCGCCCTCACGTCGCCGAAGTCGTCTGCGTAGACTGGCAAGCTTCGCCGCACAACGTTCAGCATCTCGATGTCGAACACGACCTTTCGCAGCCGCTACCGTTTGGGGAGCAAGAGTTCGATACCGTTCTTCTGTCAGACGTACTGGAGCACATCCCAACGCCGGACGCCTTGATCAAGGACATTGCTCGAATTCTTTCGCCGGGCGGTAAACTCATCCTTAACGTGCCTTTCTATTACTGCATTCATGAATCACCGCATGACTACTACCGCTACACTGAGTTTGCATTGAAGCGATTCGTGTCGGGATCAGGGCTTCAGATGGTGCGATTGGAGGCGATCGGGGGAATCCCTGAAGTGGTCGGGGATCTTGCAGCAAAGACGCTTTCAATGACTCCGGTGGTTGGCCGCATTGCCGCCTCGTTTGTTCAATGGTTTGTCGCAAGGTTTGTTCGGACTGGCATTGGGAAACGAATTTCTCAACGAACTTCACCCAAGTACCCACTTGGGTATTTCCTCGTAGCTCAAAAGCCACAGTGA
- a CDS encoding FkbM family methyltransferase: MPTFLNVETLAAVSRQLNRLPYAGGFRPWVTHLQRRDIERCRAASQQPVEIILPGGGQRMIVDRSERIGNLFFWIGRHHRQQVQLAKKLLPTDGVFLDVGANVGEFTVAMAIDKPQAKILAIEPNPIVRTNLEANITANHLTNVSVLPIALGDQEGTETLYQCNDSLLTSFVPISSDHAATAEAEVCMLDNLVRSMSLDRLDVVKIDVEGFELKVLSGAKQSLARFRPSIIIEINTITSTAAGFDVSDVYELLRSQGYRFFAWRNRRWQNVENNLPTQEDVWAEPDERVSKTRSP, translated from the coding sequence ATGCCGACATTTCTCAACGTGGAAACGCTCGCCGCTGTATCCAGACAACTGAATCGACTGCCCTACGCCGGTGGTTTCAGACCATGGGTCACTCATCTGCAGCGACGCGATATCGAACGATGCCGTGCAGCCAGCCAGCAGCCGGTTGAAATCATCTTGCCAGGCGGGGGTCAACGAATGATCGTCGACCGCTCAGAACGAATTGGCAATCTCTTTTTTTGGATTGGCCGGCATCATCGCCAGCAGGTCCAATTGGCAAAAAAACTGCTTCCGACAGACGGTGTTTTTCTGGATGTGGGGGCGAATGTCGGCGAATTCACCGTTGCGATGGCCATCGATAAGCCCCAGGCTAAGATATTGGCCATTGAACCTAATCCGATCGTTCGAACCAATTTAGAGGCAAACATCACTGCGAATCATTTAACGAACGTCTCTGTACTGCCCATTGCGTTAGGTGATCAAGAAGGAACCGAAACACTCTACCAGTGCAACGATTCGTTGCTCACCAGCTTCGTCCCCATTTCATCGGACCATGCGGCGACCGCCGAAGCCGAAGTCTGCATGCTCGACAATTTGGTTCGGTCAATGAGCTTGGACCGTCTTGATGTTGTAAAGATTGATGTCGAAGGATTCGAGCTCAAAGTACTTTCAGGGGCCAAGCAAAGCCTTGCTCGGTTCCGGCCCAGCATCATCATCGAGATCAACACCATTACGTCCACCGCGGCCGGATTTGATGTGTCAGATGTTTATGAGTTGCTTCGATCTCAGGGCTATCGATTTTTCGCCTGGAGGAATAGGCGGTGGCAAAATGTCGAGAACAATCTTCCGACGCAAGAAGACGTATGGGCAGAGCCTGATGAGCGTGTGTCGAAAACTCGATCACCATGA